One window of Natrinema sp. SYSU A 869 genomic DNA carries:
- a CDS encoding LLM class flavin-dependent oxidoreductase — translation MELSAVDLSPVPDDGTAADAYANTVEAAQQAERLGYSRFWVAEHHGMASTIAGIAPEVLLGHLAAETDSIRLGSGAVLLNHYSPFKVAEQFGALNSLAPGRIDAGLGRANGSPAADRALGTDRRVQNPDDDHAEKIEAVIDHLYDDYPDGHAYSDLNIPRSGEDEPVPWVLGSSPSSAAIAGELGLRYCFAAFIRPQFATRAFEEYREHFQSSRLGDGLDDPEGMIAVNAVCAETDEAAARLRAVAEASFKRMQRGEVGTSPSVEEAIDELGGVPQPTPATLEPDEWPRAISGSPETLANLLEQLSERVGVDEVMIQHVVADHDDALRSHELLADGVGLTSH, via the coding sequence ATGGAACTCTCTGCCGTTGACCTCTCTCCAGTTCCCGACGACGGCACCGCGGCCGATGCCTACGCGAACACCGTCGAGGCCGCACAACAGGCCGAACGGCTCGGATACTCGCGGTTCTGGGTGGCCGAACACCACGGAATGGCGAGTACCATCGCAGGCATCGCACCTGAAGTATTGCTCGGGCACCTCGCCGCCGAAACCGACTCGATCCGCCTCGGCTCGGGAGCAGTGTTGCTCAATCACTACAGCCCGTTCAAGGTCGCCGAACAGTTCGGCGCACTGAATTCGCTCGCTCCGGGCCGCATCGACGCGGGTCTCGGGCGGGCGAACGGATCGCCAGCCGCCGACCGCGCCCTCGGGACGGACCGACGCGTTCAGAATCCCGACGACGATCACGCCGAGAAAATCGAGGCCGTCATCGATCACCTCTATGACGACTATCCCGACGGGCACGCCTACAGCGACCTCAACATTCCACGCTCGGGTGAAGACGAACCCGTGCCGTGGGTGCTCGGTTCGAGTCCCTCCAGCGCGGCTATCGCGGGCGAACTCGGACTGCGATACTGTTTCGCGGCGTTCATTCGGCCGCAGTTCGCCACGCGCGCATTCGAGGAGTATCGCGAGCATTTCCAGTCATCACGGTTAGGCGACGGTCTCGACGACCCGGAGGGGATGATTGCAGTGAACGCGGTCTGTGCTGAGACCGATGAAGCGGCGGCACGGCTACGAGCGGTGGCTGAGGCGTCATTCAAGCGGATGCAACGCGGGGAGGTTGGCACGTCACCGTCCGTCGAGGAAGCCATCGACGAACTCGGTGGTGTTCCACAGCCGACGCCTGCAACGCTCGAGCCGGACGAGTGGCCGCGTGCGATCTCTGGGAGTCCGGAAACCCTCGCAAACCTGTTGGAGCAACTCTCCGAGCGCGTCGGCGTCGATGAGGTGATGATCCAGCACGTCGTTGCTGATCACGACGACGCGCTTCGGTCTCACGAATTGCTGGCCGATGGCGTTGGCCTCACGTCTCACTGA
- the tnpA gene encoding IS200/IS605 family transposase, translating into MCSTDEDHTTYNLNYHIEWLPKYRNSVLVNEVADRVCRILHEIADEKGLEIIDLTLQADHVHLFVSSPPKHAPALFANWFKGISSRKYNHRHADHDGEKIKWTRGYYAGTAGHVSSETVQDYI; encoded by the coding sequence GTGTGTAGTACGGATGAAGACCACACGACATACAACCTCAACTACCACATCGAGTGGTTGCCGAAGTACCGCAACTCGGTACTGGTGAACGAGGTTGCCGACCGTGTGTGTCGAATCCTCCACGAAATCGCAGACGAGAAAGGCTTGGAAATTATCGACCTCACCCTCCAAGCCGACCACGTTCACCTGTTCGTGAGTAGCCCACCGAAACACGCCCCGGCCCTCTTCGCCAACTGGTTCAAGGGTATTTCCTCGCGGAAGTACAACCACCGCCACGCGGACCACGACGGCGAGAAAATCAAGTGGACACGCGGCTACTACGCGGGCACAGCGGGCCATGTTTCCAGTGAAACAGTTCAAGACTACATCTAG
- a CDS encoding TATA-box-binding protein: MADPKESISIENVVASTGIGQELDLQSVAMDLEGADYDPEQFPGLVYRTQNPKSAALIFRSGKIVCTGAKSTEAVHESLEIVFDELRDLHIQVEEDPEIIVQNIVSSADLGRNLNLNAIAIGLGLENIEYEPEQFPGLVYRLDEPEVVALLFGSGKLVITGGKKVDDAKQAVDVIVSRLEDLGLLE; encoded by the coding sequence ATGGCTGACCCGAAGGAATCCATCAGTATCGAAAACGTGGTGGCATCGACTGGTATTGGACAGGAGCTCGATCTCCAAAGCGTCGCAATGGATCTTGAGGGGGCCGACTACGACCCCGAACAGTTCCCCGGTCTCGTCTACCGCACGCAGAATCCCAAGTCCGCCGCACTGATCTTCCGATCGGGGAAGATCGTCTGTACTGGCGCGAAAAGCACCGAAGCCGTCCACGAGAGTCTGGAAATCGTCTTCGATGAGCTCCGTGACCTCCATATTCAGGTCGAGGAGGATCCAGAGATTATCGTCCAGAACATCGTCAGCAGCGCTGATCTCGGCCGCAACCTTAACCTGAACGCAATCGCGATCGGTCTCGGCCTCGAGAATATCGAATACGAACCGGAGCAGTTCCCCGGACTCGTGTACCGACTCGATGAGCCTGAAGTCGTTGCCCTCCTCTTTGGCTCCGGAAAACTGGTTATCACTGGCGGGAAGAAGGTGGACGACGCCAAACAGGCTGTTGATGTGATCGTCAGCCGTCTCGAGGATCTCGGCCTGCTCGAGTAA
- a CDS encoding methyltransferase domain-containing protein — MVSRRTSRVAVSLLGLVLLAGIRYALRWRSNPSPCPYSQRVWIDLPRPGITHSKLRTLLDPRPGERILELGPGTGYYTGTIAQAVEPNGTVHAADVQQAMVEHLHVRTRQQGHRNVEPIRGDGQQLPYPDDSFDAAYLVLVLGEIPDQERALGELERILKPGGRLVVGESLPDPHFVTLETLKRRAERQGLEFEDHGGTRVGYFARFGIQPMGDYRSH; from the coding sequence ATGGTCTCTCGTCGTACATCACGGGTGGCTGTCTCCCTGCTCGGACTCGTTTTGCTCGCCGGGATTAGATATGCACTCCGGTGGCGATCGAACCCGTCACCCTGTCCGTATTCGCAGCGTGTCTGGATCGATCTTCCTCGACCAGGTATCACTCACTCCAAGCTGCGCACTCTTCTCGATCCACGACCCGGAGAACGGATCCTTGAGCTCGGGCCAGGAACCGGCTATTATACGGGGACGATCGCACAGGCAGTCGAGCCGAACGGGACAGTCCACGCCGCCGATGTCCAGCAGGCGATGGTCGAGCACCTGCACGTACGGACACGACAGCAGGGCCATCGGAACGTCGAACCGATACGCGGCGATGGACAGCAGCTGCCGTACCCGGACGACAGTTTCGACGCCGCGTATCTGGTCCTCGTTCTCGGCGAAATTCCGGATCAGGAGCGGGCACTCGGTGAACTCGAACGGATACTGAAACCCGGCGGCCGACTCGTCGTCGGAGAATCGCTTCCCGACCCACATTTCGTCACGCTTGAGACGCTCAAACGACGCGCCGAGCGACAAGGCCTCGAGTTCGAGGACCATGGGGGAACGCGGGTCGGCTATTTCGCCCGGTTCGGTATACAACCGATGGGAGACTATCGTAGCCACTGA
- the trxA gene encoding thioredoxin: MATDAHGGASGQSIDEPLHIESENHLEDVVDDHGVVLVDFHADWCGPCQMLEPVLEGLADETEAVIAKVDVDEHQQLAGAYGVRSVPTLVLFADGEQVEQHTGVLPADRLRSLIEGYTE, from the coding sequence ATGGCAACTGATGCACACGGCGGCGCTTCCGGACAGTCGATCGACGAACCGCTCCACATCGAGAGCGAAAACCACCTCGAAGACGTCGTTGACGATCACGGGGTCGTCCTCGTCGACTTCCATGCCGACTGGTGTGGCCCCTGTCAGATGCTCGAGCCCGTTCTCGAGGGACTGGCCGACGAAACCGAGGCCGTAATCGCGAAGGTCGACGTCGACGAACACCAGCAGCTCGCGGGTGCCTACGGGGTTCGTAGCGTCCCGACGCTCGTCCTCTTCGCAGACGGTGAGCAGGTCGAACAGCACACCGGCGTGCTGCCGGCGGACCGACTCCGCAGTCTGATCGAGGGATACACCGAATGA
- a CDS encoding PQQ-binding-like beta-propeller repeat protein yields the protein MRDPDTAADKHDPPRHATERQDSRNWSRRQALASLASAGTLALAGCSLRSVLSDVQPLWERDFSTATAAGPPSATDEHVVVGGQDKRLHGFTADGERILTVETGGPIETRPAVPSSGGPVHVHSTDGELYTVGLSGERLWHVEGQARNGWLGRHGSLLVGINPVGGVVTGYDARDGTRRFQRSGREYPFPTLSDSACIFPVTNSDDDTKLVTLAPATGEVLWESPPRNGYPYVVAAGDRIVTVRNSTVRMRRVRDGHVLWRTAVDGDVTSHFDPPIWLGEHVYVRVRRDDRSDELVAIERDGGTIRWRRAVGYELETVTATSQGVFVASSVDDPDGGILIRLDAFTLDGTRRWETTTDISIGGIVEALGRSGEILFAASDNDLAAYDPATGRRRWRYDAESRIGVTTTDGALYISYRDRGGVARLPTS from the coding sequence ATGCGTGATCCCGACACCGCTGCCGACAAGCACGATCCGCCGCGGCACGCGACCGAGCGACAGGACAGCCGGAACTGGTCGCGCCGCCAGGCGCTCGCCTCGCTCGCGTCGGCGGGCACGCTCGCGCTAGCAGGGTGCAGCCTGCGGTCGGTGCTGTCCGACGTCCAACCCCTTTGGGAGCGTGACTTCTCGACCGCAACAGCGGCAGGTCCACCGTCCGCGACCGACGAACACGTCGTCGTCGGTGGACAGGACAAACGCCTCCACGGGTTCACGGCCGACGGGGAACGGATCCTCACCGTCGAAACCGGTGGTCCCATCGAGACACGACCGGCTGTCCCGTCATCGGGCGGCCCAGTCCACGTCCACAGCACCGATGGTGAGCTCTACACGGTCGGGCTGTCGGGGGAGCGACTATGGCACGTGGAGGGACAAGCCCGGAACGGGTGGCTCGGTCGACACGGCTCACTGCTGGTCGGCATCAATCCGGTCGGCGGTGTGGTCACCGGCTACGATGCGCGCGACGGCACACGCCGCTTCCAGCGGTCCGGTCGAGAGTATCCGTTCCCTACACTCAGTGACTCGGCCTGTATCTTCCCCGTCACGAACTCGGATGACGACACGAAGCTGGTTACGCTTGCTCCGGCGACCGGCGAGGTGCTGTGGGAGTCGCCACCTCGTAATGGCTACCCCTACGTCGTGGCTGCTGGCGACCGGATCGTGACGGTCCGCAATTCTACCGTGCGGATGCGCCGGGTCCGCGATGGGCACGTCCTGTGGCGGACCGCGGTGGACGGCGACGTGACTAGCCACTTTGATCCGCCAATCTGGCTCGGCGAGCACGTCTACGTGCGTGTCCGCCGTGATGATCGCTCGGACGAGCTGGTTGCCATCGAGCGCGATGGGGGAACCATACGGTGGCGCCGGGCCGTCGGGTACGAACTCGAGACGGTGACGGCGACCTCACAAGGTGTGTTCGTTGCGAGTTCGGTCGACGACCCCGACGGTGGCATTCTAATCCGGCTAGACGCCTTCACCCTCGATGGGACCCGGCGATGGGAGACGACAACAGACATCTCGATCGGCGGGATAGTCGAGGCACTAGGCCGTTCCGGTGAGATCCTCTTTGCGGCCAGCGACAACGATCTCGCCGCCTACGACCCTGCTACCGGGAGGCGCCGGTGGCGGTACGATGCGGAGTCTCGGATCGGTGTGACGACGACTGATGGCGCGCTGTACATTTCTTACCGCGACCGCGGTGGCGTGGCGCGGCTTCCGACGAGCTGA
- a CDS encoding PQQ-binding-like beta-propeller repeat protein, with product MTAAGQLLAGSHSPFRDRPIVAGLDAQTGESTWTVTVAKGEKSPLGVGDGRAYAISKAETMVAVDAATGEPVWQRQLAPIDAADPGVVEFAPIPLGDRIVVPISGTEDDVPDRLVGVARADGETLFTHSLSASLSGAPGATSDGVVAPLVDGRVLYLDRTGAVGWTRDIGAPLSAVGATDGTAYLGAATEELLALETATGTVAWRGSLANTVFTRPLVTDDRVYVGGADYTLRAFDPASSQQLWSDDLGNAVTHGPMQVGDRLVTLVGGTHRIRGSSGTIPFSPTVLYVHERDGTRIREVRFDGKSFEGSSIEWAQAAGETVYLGQTDGLTRVAPEAITDA from the coding sequence ATGACCGCAGCCGGGCAGCTCTTGGCTGGCTCGCACAGCCCATTCCGCGATCGGCCGATCGTCGCCGGTCTAGACGCCCAGACCGGTGAGAGCACCTGGACCGTGACGGTCGCGAAGGGCGAGAAGTCGCCTCTCGGCGTCGGTGATGGGCGAGCCTACGCTATCTCGAAGGCCGAAACGATGGTCGCTGTCGACGCAGCCACGGGTGAGCCCGTCTGGCAGCGCCAACTCGCACCGATCGACGCGGCCGACCCTGGGGTCGTCGAATTCGCCCCCATCCCGCTCGGTGATCGCATCGTGGTCCCAATCTCAGGCACCGAAGATGACGTGCCCGACCGACTGGTCGGTGTCGCCCGGGCGGACGGTGAGACGCTGTTCACCCATTCCCTGTCCGCATCGCTGTCAGGCGCTCCTGGCGCGACGTCCGATGGTGTGGTTGCGCCCCTGGTCGACGGTCGTGTGCTTTACCTCGACCGGACCGGCGCAGTCGGATGGACGCGGGATATTGGCGCTCCGCTGTCGGCCGTTGGGGCTACTGACGGGACCGCATACCTCGGCGCCGCCACCGAGGAGCTGCTGGCGCTGGAGACCGCGACCGGCACAGTCGCCTGGCGCGGCTCGCTGGCCAACACCGTATTCACACGGCCGTTGGTGACCGACGATCGGGTGTACGTCGGCGGCGCGGACTACACCCTCCGGGCGTTCGACCCGGCCTCGAGCCAGCAGTTGTGGAGCGATGACCTCGGGAACGCCGTGACTCACGGGCCGATGCAGGTCGGCGACCGCTTGGTGACGCTGGTCGGCGGGACGCACCGCATCCGTGGCTCGAGCGGCACCATCCCGTTCAGCCCGACTGTACTCTATGTTCACGAGCGGGACGGCACACGCATCCGTGAAGTCCGATTCGATGGCAAGTCGTTCGAGGGCAGCAGCATCGAATGGGCACAGGCGGCCGGTGAGACGGTCTATCTGGGACAAACGGACGGTCTGACACGGGTCGCTCCGGAGGCGATCACCGATGCGTGA
- a CDS encoding helix-turn-helix domain-containing protein: MDSTAAKIVLAAQRGDSINRIAEKVDISYSWIYDWIERLTDAGIIANTDDGIHIVDYEMRRHYDEMMGALYRRDCISQEDAYIIPHFAGMEFAYTEIDAAYVWTHGGYQIARSHDDYPVFIDVHDQDVDRWIAFFEQYGIDTAIDERPDASNVEGDIYYVLFPTAGGIDTEWIDGNPVIPLDETVEQMMDNRPAYEPALEIITEEYDMDIDASHHDRMTAD; encoded by the coding sequence ATGGATTCCACTGCTGCGAAAATCGTCTTGGCAGCACAGCGTGGGGATTCCATCAATCGAATTGCGGAGAAGGTCGATATTTCGTACTCGTGGATATATGACTGGATCGAGCGGTTGACCGATGCAGGAATTATCGCAAATACTGATGATGGAATTCACATCGTCGACTACGAGATGCGCCGCCACTATGATGAAATGATGGGTGCATTGTACCGTCGCGACTGCATCTCGCAGGAGGACGCCTATATCATTCCTCACTTTGCGGGGATGGAGTTCGCGTACACGGAGATTGATGCGGCCTACGTCTGGACACACGGCGGCTATCAGATCGCGCGCAGCCACGACGACTATCCCGTGTTCATCGACGTTCACGACCAAGACGTCGACCGCTGGATCGCATTCTTCGAACAATACGGGATCGACACCGCGATCGACGAACGCCCCGATGCCAGCAACGTCGAGGGAGATATCTACTATGTCTTGTTCCCCACAGCAGGTGGTATTGACACAGAGTGGATCGACGGTAATCCGGTTATCCCATTGGATGAGACGGTCGAGCAGATGATGGACAATCGACCAGCCTACGAACCAGCGTTGGAGATCATTACCGAGGAGTACGACATGGATATCGACGCGAGCCACCACGACCGGATGACTGCGGACTGA
- a CDS encoding ArsR family transcriptional regulator: MDSQDEELIRLLTDATNRAVLTVLTDASYGLSVTEIAEQLVSEDEGNSEQMVISLHHNYLPRLDEAGLIKYDRDENIVTSENYLTSDAEWMDIDVLDDLLSRFRPGHRTDESTVRRLEGCEEVYDYCRELADRADDELFLIYTSDELLDESCLPHAESAIKRGVELYAGMKGREAREFFRDHLPEATIWDPQMDWMYEQSSYPKVSRLIVADRTKVVVGLWDEDTDGTKTEIAMIGEGTTNPLVVLTRELLGPRLDHLDYQSDELLEIFRLKADHQYSL; encoded by the coding sequence ATGGATTCGCAGGACGAAGAACTCATTCGACTACTTACAGATGCCACTAATCGGGCGGTTTTGACCGTTCTCACTGATGCTTCCTACGGACTTTCTGTGACCGAGATTGCTGAACAACTCGTTTCAGAGGACGAAGGGAATAGTGAGCAGATGGTTATCTCGCTCCATCACAACTATCTGCCTCGACTTGACGAAGCTGGGCTGATCAAGTATGACCGAGATGAAAACATCGTCACCAGCGAGAACTACTTAACAAGTGATGCTGAGTGGATGGATATAGACGTACTCGACGACCTGCTCTCTCGGTTCAGACCAGGTCACAGAACGGACGAAAGCACCGTTAGACGACTTGAGGGGTGCGAAGAGGTGTACGACTACTGCCGGGAGTTGGCTGATAGAGCCGATGACGAACTGTTTCTGATTTACACCTCCGACGAACTACTTGACGAGAGTTGTCTCCCCCATGCGGAGAGCGCTATTAAGCGGGGAGTTGAACTCTATGCCGGGATGAAAGGCCGAGAGGCTCGGGAGTTCTTCCGAGATCATCTTCCAGAAGCGACGATATGGGACCCCCAGATGGACTGGATGTATGAACAGTCGAGTTATCCCAAGGTAAGTCGGCTGATTGTCGCTGATCGGACAAAGGTCGTCGTTGGTCTGTGGGACGAAGATACTGATGGGACGAAAACGGAGATTGCAATGATTGGTGAAGGAACGACCAATCCCTTGGTTGTCCTGACCCGTGAACTGCTCGGTCCTCGATTAGATCATCTCGATTACCAGAGTGACGAACTCCTTGAAATCTTCCGTTTGAAAGCTGACCACCAATATTCGCTGTGA
- a CDS encoding helix-turn-helix domain-containing protein — protein sequence MSTTDEAVADLEKLGLTEYEARCFVALTQLSKGTAKEVSQVAEIPRSRVYDTIERLNKRGFVVAQESEPREYKAVPIEMAMRRIKEDYDSRINAAENSLHQVEEPESKDDEGMWAITQPDRVTDRICTFLDEAEEQIRFLIATEDVIDQRILTSLQQATDRGVRVIIEVANEDIHDRLHEAVPDAEVTIAADLADTNSVYAEWPGQLLMVDKQSIVAGSIEESDLPDVTQEVAVWTYGHDHGFAAWMRELLDNRLANLDIEA from the coding sequence ATGTCTACGACTGACGAAGCGGTTGCTGACTTGGAAAAATTGGGCTTGACGGAATACGAAGCGCGCTGCTTCGTTGCACTCACTCAGCTTTCGAAGGGGACTGCGAAGGAGGTCAGCCAAGTTGCGGAGATCCCGCGTTCACGAGTCTACGATACCATTGAACGCCTCAATAAACGGGGGTTCGTCGTGGCCCAGGAATCCGAGCCGCGTGAATACAAAGCCGTCCCGATAGAGATGGCGATGCGACGAATCAAGGAAGATTACGACTCTCGTATCAACGCAGCTGAGAATTCCTTACATCAGGTCGAAGAACCGGAGTCCAAGGACGATGAAGGGATGTGGGCGATTACGCAACCGGACCGCGTCACCGATCGTATTTGCACGTTTCTCGACGAGGCCGAGGAGCAAATACGGTTTCTCATCGCCACAGAGGACGTTATCGATCAACGAATTCTCACATCTCTCCAACAGGCCACTGACCGTGGTGTGCGTGTAATCATCGAAGTGGCAAACGAAGACATCCACGATCGCCTCCACGAGGCCGTACCGGACGCCGAAGTTACTATTGCCGCTGATCTCGCGGACACGAATTCGGTCTACGCCGAATGGCCGGGCCAACTTCTCATGGTGGATAAGCAATCAATCGTCGCAGGTAGTATCGAAGAGAGCGATCTGCCTGACGTGACCCAAGAGGTCGCAGTATGGACGTATGGGCACGATCACGGGTTCGCTGCATGGATGCGGGAACTGCTCGATAATCGACTCGCTAATCTAGATATTGAAGCATGA
- a CDS encoding DUF2267 domain-containing protein: MSDSISQRIEPGQAENLAAQLPREVGIFLTDVDTVERFEWDEFIDRIVEKGNYSPEDEQADAVHHARVVMDVVDDAIIDNAIENLRDQISSADDWNKLFVLVDQEEKTITEEQRSE; encoded by the coding sequence CTGTCGGACAGTATCAGCCAGCGCATTGAGCCGGGTCAGGCAGAGAACCTCGCAGCGCAACTTCCCAGAGAAGTTGGGATATTTCTCACAGATGTAGACACTGTCGAGAGATTCGAATGGGATGAGTTCATCGACCGGATTGTCGAGAAAGGAAATTACAGCCCTGAGGATGAGCAAGCAGATGCTGTTCACCATGCGCGGGTCGTGATGGATGTCGTGGACGACGCGATCATCGACAACGCGATCGAGAACCTTCGTGATCAGATCTCCTCCGCTGACGACTGGAACAAGCTCTTTGTACTGGTCGATCAAGAGGAGAAGACCATCACCGAAGAACAACGTTCAGAGTGA